Proteins from a genomic interval of Quercus lobata isolate SW786 chromosome 11, ValleyOak3.0 Primary Assembly, whole genome shotgun sequence:
- the LOC115967178 gene encoding uncharacterized protein LOC115967178 produces the protein MEAAKQRVRAAAARKKEEEKAKGKEGASTPHSSLKSSVKRKADGKDDPPSKKVAVSAGDVPSTKSPPKSGHGAGKGVMTSSGPVIEGPRCLLTHKDYAVEGVESLIKQTDLDPCAQLGTEDLGASAFFDIARALVRVKALQDRCVAKEGVVSRVRRHNANLMDQQAQYKEAVRLLNSELKDVKEKLGEAEGQQKKLEEEVSSLRAQVETAGTDAVQKFKTTQSFIDSCADYYGTGFDDCLKQVASAYPELDLSGITMDASVPMTPARETVADKDDGPLSLDSLLNDAGVILAQPAVTIPAESSDAAQIAKDKADRVSKDVPAT, from the exons ATGGAAGCTGCGAAGCAAAGGGTGAGGGCCGCTGCAGCCcgtaagaaggaggaggagaaagctAAGGGAAAAGAAGGAGCGTCAACCCCTCATTCCTCTTTGAAGAGTTCAGTTAAGAGGAAGGCTGACGGAAAGGACGATCCCCCTTCTAAGAAGGTAGCTGTCAGTGCTGGGGATGTGCCTTCCACGAAGTCGCCTCCCAAGTCTGGTCACGGTGCTGGGAAAGGAGTGATGACCTCTTCCGGTCCCGTCATTGAGGGACCCCGTTGCTTGCTGACCCACAAGGATTATGCTGTTGAGGGGGTAGAATCCCTCATAAAACAGACGGATCTAGACCCTTGTGCTCAGCTAGGGACGGAAGACCTGGGGGCGTCAGCTTTCTTTGACATAGCACGG GCcttggttcgtgtaaaagcaCTTCAAGACCGGTGCGTGGCCAAAGAAGGCGTCGTTTCTCGGGTTAGGAGGCATAACGCCAATCTGATGGATCAGCAAGCGCAATATAAGGAGGCCGTCCGTCTCTTAAACTCAGAGCTGAAGGATGTAAAGGAGAAGTTGGGGGAGGCTGAGGGTCAGCAGAAGAAGCTTGAGGAGGAGGTTTCATCCTTACGTGCACAAGTAGAGACGGCTGGGACTGACGCGGTCCAAAAATTCAAGACAACCCAGTCATTTATTGATTCCTGCGCTGATTATTACGGCACAGGTTTCGACGATTGTCTGAAGCAGGTAGCGTCAGCTTATCCAGAGTTGGATCTATCCGGAATTACCATGGATGCCTCCGTGCCGATGACTCCTGCTCGTGAAACTGTTGCTGACAAAGATGACGGACCCCTTAGTTTGGACTCTTTGCTTAATGATGCCGGAGTTATTTTGGCTCAGCCAGCCGTCACTATCCCTGCCGAGTCTTCAGATGCGGCGCAAATTGCCAAGGATAAAGCTGACAGGGTCTCCAAGGATGTTCCTGCCACTTAA